ggtttttaccgcaaagtttgattgatgtctTAGAATGATCGGAAGacatgaactgagttcgctacggtcttcgggagatagcatcgtagGATAGACAAGAATGCATGAATTGGTGtggtatcgacgtttcggaagagttcggcgctacgtaacgaccgaccagaacgcacgctcggtcgctacgtagtgaccgagcgggatggacgcttggtcgctacgtagcgaccgagcaggacggacgctcagtcgctacgtagcgaccgagcttggctcgagctcggtcgctatgtagcgaccgagtgggacggacgctcggtcgctacgtaacgaccgagctgtgtgcatgcttggtcgccgcgtatcgatcgagcttggcttgtctgtGGTCCGATTGCCGTACTcaagcttgtccgcggccgaattggatacatgtctgtttccttaggacaatcggtatttagtggttcgattgagatttgaacaagattttaccgcaaggctctttgtaaagatatctttacgaatattactttttcgtaaaaacgttcatgctgatttttacggactttcaggcattgattccgtcgtgaccgattttgaccccaacagctcCGTACAGATACGATCTCTATATCTTCAAAGCAAACACCACGGCCGCCATCTCTAGATCATGGATCGGATAATTCCCTTCATGCTTTCTCAGCTGTCTCGAGGCATAAgcaatcaccttcccatgtttcaGGACGCACCCCAACCCAGTGATGGAcgcatccgtatagaccacataagGTTGATCTCCCTCCGGCAATACCAATATTGGTGCATTCGTCAGCATATCCTTTAGAGCTGAGAAACACTTCTCACACCCTTCATTCCAGGCAAACTTCACATCCTTGCCTGTAAGTCGTGTCATGGGTTGAGCCAAACTTGCAAACCCCTTGACATACTTTCTGTAGTAGCCGGCCAGCCCTAGGAAACTCCTAACCTCAGTAGCATTCCTAGGCTGTGGCCAATCTCGTATAGTCTGAACCTTCTCCGGATCTACTGACACGCCCTGATCAGACACAATGTGTCCGAGGAACCCAacgctcttctgccagaaactacacttgcttagttTGGCAAAGAGTTTTTGTTCCCTCAAACGTCCTAGTACGGCCCTGAGATGCTTCTCATGGTCTTCCTTGTTTCTGGAATATACAAGTATGTCAtctatgaagatgattacaaattcatccaagaaatctcgaaagataccattcatcatcttcatgaatgcagctggtgcattggttagaccaaatggcataaccacaaactcatagtggccatacctggtcCGGAACGCCGTCTTCCTGATATCATTAGGCTCAattgggatctgatgatactcTGAGGcgaaatcaatcttggaaaaccatttGGCCCCTTTGAGCTGATCCAACAGCTAATCAATTTTGGGtaatgggtacttgttcttcacagtaaccctattcaaccctcggtaatcaatacacagcctgaaactaccatcctttttcttcacaaaaagaactggtgctccccaaggcgagacacttggtcgtatgaaccctttgtccaacaactcttccagttgcttctttagctcggccatctcggccggagccatacgATATGGACTTTTGGACATTGGGGCCATCCCTGGTTCTAGTTCTAATATGAACCGgccagccctatcagggggaatgccctgtagtgcccgaaACACATCCTCAAAATCTTTAACCAGCGGAATCCCGTCCGGGTCACCAGCCCCTACAacctccttagtggcgattgtgaccaaaaaggcctcacaacccttCTCAAGCATCCGTTCCACTTGGACTGCTGATATCACTAAGCATCCAAAAGTCAGACGaataccttggaacctgatcgggGGTCCACACCCAGTCTCAAACTGCACCCTTCCTCTGTGACAGTCCAGAGTAGCCCGatt
This DNA window, taken from Brassica napus cultivar Da-Ae chromosome C7 unlocalized genomic scaffold, Da-Ae chrC07_Random_30, whole genome shotgun sequence, encodes the following:
- the LOC125594984 gene encoding uncharacterized protein LOC125594984; protein product: MTPEAVITAARRDTYAGNVPICKLRLKNVGRPESQARPEVRPQHRVWTLCIGGGETHVLFDTGATHSFVSPDMIGKGLFQMGTEDDPCIVNAAGGQVMHSLGRVKDIPIVIQYRVMPMDLVVVCLKNHEVILGMDWLGKNRATLDCHRGRVQFETGCGPPIRFQGIRLTFGCLVISAVQVERMLEKGCEAFLVTIATKEVVGAGDPDGIPLVKDFEDVFRALQGIPPDRAGRFILELEPGMAPMSKSPYRMAPAEMLLDQLKGAKWFSKIDFASEYHQIPIEPNDIRKTAFRTRNKEDHEKHLRAVLGRLREQKLFAKLSKCSFWQKSVGFLGHIVSDQGVSVDPEKVQTIRDWPQPRNATEVRSFLGLAGYYRKYVKGFASLAQPMTRLTGKDVKFAWNEGCEKCFSALKDMLTNAPILVLPEGDQPYVVYTDASITGLGCVLKHGKVIAYASRQLRKHEGNYPIHDLEMAAVVFALKI